The Vidua macroura isolate BioBank_ID:100142 chromosome 2, ASM2450914v1, whole genome shotgun sequence DNA window TATCTAAATGTTCACTCACATAAGGAAAGCAATCAGATTCAATTCATATTGCAAACATGCATGTTACAATACTCCCAAATGCTTAAAAGGATCAAGTATTTCTGATCACTGAAATACTTCATGTAGACTTTGGGCTTTTCCCTGCATTGGTATTAAACAAGAGTAGAGACTAGAGGACAAACTGTAAAGCTTgctaaaaatgagaaagaagggAGACAACTGTGAGGAacaagggaaaagcagggaggaaAGCATACACACTAGGAAAACTCCTCTATCacaatggaaaagaagaaactgtAAGACAGAGTTTCACTTTGTAATATCAGCAATTTCACAGAGTCCAAACACTTGAGGGAAAAATTTGGTCATTAGCAGATCTGAAAGGTAGTTACAGATGTGTATGTTTAGCtacaaaaggaaggaaaaggaatagtagaatttaaaaaaagaaaaaaggtacaCAAAGCACGGAAGAAGATCAAGTCTATAAGAATTGTGAAAAGAGTTCTGTACAACAGCATGTAAGAGTTCAACAGCAGTGTGTCAAAAAGGGTGCAAGGAAAGGTCATTTGAGGCTGAAAGCAGGCCaagttaaaggaaaaagacaaaaccctaaaaataaTTGGAACCAACTCTGACAGCTCAAGAAACCAATACAAGAGACACAACACATCGAGGATCTAGAGAAAGACAGGACCTCAGCAAGACTCCAGTGCTAGTGTACTGCTCCATGCTGTGCTGCTATTTGTGCATTGTGTGCCCCACTCCCCCTACTGCAGGCACAGCACGAGGAAGCCTCAGGGTATGAGTGGGACATGACAGAGCTTTATGTCACTAAGGTGCTCTGGGGTCTGCAAGTCAATGCACACACCTCATGCAGAGCTAAAGACACTTACAGAGCAACAgatgcagtggcagcagcagggcagagggaggtGAATATGGGTCCCACTTACACCTGAGAGAAGCAAAGAGGAAAGTTGACAGCAAGTTGAATGTGAGGGTGTGTATGTGTGCAAAATGAGCCTTAATGGCATGCCAAGTACATGGCTTTCAGTGTTTGGGCACTCACCTCCTCGACAGGCCTgaataaagaacatttttggCTTATTCTGGAGATTTGGGCAGTTTGCATTATCAAAGAGCCGGAAAGCCTCCTGCaactgagagaagaaagagaggaaatttcTTCACTGTAGCCTTCTGTAAGCCAAACCCAGTCTTACCTTGCTTCCCTGTCTTTTGCATATGACCTCACCAGTCTTGGTAATCCTCTCCTTTATCTGCAGATTCAGTGTGTGACAAACATATCCCTTCCCCACCCTCTCCCCAGGTTCATACTTGCTTAGGTTCATGAACTCTACCTAGTATTTATACAGAGAGATAATTTCTCCTACttgccatttttcattttccagaccTCTCGCAGACAGCCCCTTgcccttttcttccctccagcccttattttttttctattttaaaatatgtgaatcctcagtctttttttttttccctttttgaacATGGTTACTTTCCTAAAGATAACCTAAACAAGAGATCGCAACTCAGGAACATACCTCTAGTAGTTTGCCATCACTGCCATAAACCCCACCCTCCACACCATGGGAAAGCAGAGCTATAATGCAGGAATCTACATCTCTGTGATCTCGCAGCTTGGAGAATCTCTCCAATGCATTCTGCATCTCCTAGAatagggggggaaaaaatttcAATGCTTTCCAGACTTCTACAGGGAAAGTGAATCAGTTTTCTGGGAAGAACACAAATGGCCCTCCTGTCACAAAGAAAACCCACCCGCACATCAAATTTACATGAAAGAGACGtgttctattaaaaaaaatgcaaaatattcttgTTCCTTTATGCAATATTCAGTCCTAAGTATAACACTGTGAAGCAGAAATCACTTAGGCCAACAGAGGAAACTGAGTGATATTTTACAGAGTGATATTTTACAAGTGATATTTTACACTGACACTGGAATCTGGCTGGGATTTTGGAGCAACTTAACAGATACGTACTCTGGGACTTCAAGCATTCAGACACTAGTGGTCAATTAAACTGGAAAACTTCAGGAACTCTGACAACATTGCAGATGCAAATACCTTCTATCAATGTTGCAAAAGCTCTGTTCTTGAATAAAACACTCTTTAACAGGTTCTGTATCACCTGAATTCATAGGGATTTAAAAGGACTAAGATCAAATTATGCTGGAGAAGACAGCAATTGCATTCATAGGGAGAATGGCTTGATTAAGTTAGTCATGGAACAGGACCAGTTTTCTGAAGTGAAGTTCATACACGTTTTTAGTGAAGACTGAAAGAGTGGAACTGAACTGCGTGGACAGATTGATGAATGGGATGCAAACTGACTTCAACAGTGAAAGGACACGAAAACATCATAATAGCAAAGACTACatcaaatatttgcaaagtTTAACTTTTAGGAGAGTAGAACACTTGCAAAGTCTATCTAGAGGAAACTGCAGACTTCATTCATTTGTGCTCTTAACACACATGCCAGGTGTGGTCTCAAAAGTCTTCCCCCTTGCACTAGGGTCAGACCAGAGTAGTACCTCTTGTAGCCCTTTGTGACAGTACTATTCACTGGAAGAACTCAGCCTTCCAAGCTTTCTCATGTTGATCAGTATGAAAGCAGACATCGTCATGTTCAGCCTCATTTTCTATGCTTAAGTGATAATTCGTATCTTCAAAGCTTAGCTATGTATCAAAGGGAACCTCTTGAGACAATTAAGAAACAAACTCATTCACACCAGTTGTGAAGTACTGGGATCACCCCCTTACCTGTGCAGTTTGATCACGAAAAACAGTGACTCGATACCCGAGATGCCTGAAAAGCATCTCCAGGGAAGCACAGTCCACGTCTCCCCCTGCGCGATATTCCAAGTCCTTCTCGCTGCTGAAACGGACGTTGCTGAGGATCAGTGCTAAGCCTCGGGGCTCTGATGTCAGCTTGTATGCCTGAAAGGAAGATTAAAATGGGTAAATTTAGACTACACAAGGAAATAATGATGTGTTAGAATAGAACAGCAATCATTCCACACCAGCTTGATATGCCTGTGCTTGCCAGCCTCCACAACTGACAATGCTACAATACTACTATTAATAAGTTAGACTGCCTTGCCTTATtcctcattttaaaagaaacacagcTTATCCATTTCAAACTGTGAATTAGATATTGCtaacttttccccctttcctcacCCAGCAGGGCCCCCATATATTAGTGCCACCCCCATCAAAGGACAACACAATGTAAAATTTAGCTAACATTTCTTAATTGCTGTTGGGAGCAGAGATGTAAAATAGCAATGAGTGTCACTGTAACAGCAAAAGACTGTCAGTCATTGATCTTCAAAATTATGCAACTGGCAAAAGAAGTTAACAGGAAAAGATCTAATTTAAGAGGGGTGCCTTCAGATTAAGTTCCCTCTCTGTCCCTACCACTCTAAGAACAACAAATCAATAGTAATTCACTTACTATTACTCCTGTAAATTGGAAGTAAAATTTAATACTAAAGGAGAATATCAAATAAGGTGTATCCAGGCACAGATGTTAAAGGAGCTTAGTCAAGCTCACATTGGCACTGCTTATTAATCAAGTCACCCCCACAGACAgttccaaaaaaccccacaacaacaacaaccgCTCAAAAccaacacacaaacaaaacctctGTTTCATTATACATAGAGCCTCTGACCTTGTGTAACCCTAATGAAGTGTTTATCTCACAacacaaagtaatttttccttaagCCCACTCCACCACAACCTATTTACAGACAGAATcaacaaaaattaattagtCTACATATATAACTTCAAACACTGCAGCAGAAGATTAGAAATTCAAATTGTTCTACCCACAGGTAGAATTCTAGCACATAATCCTGATCTGGTTCTTAAGCCTAAGTATTCTATTGGGTACAGCTGACAATTAAAACAGGCAACTTACTAGTTAAAAACACAGTTCTACTATCTTACGGTCATTTACAGGGTTTGTCATCTTACAGAAAAATGAGGACACGGAAAAATAAACTTGACAGCTCACAGAGAGCAATAGTAGAGAAGTCATTCCACCAAGCTCTTcatgatcaaaaaaaaaaaccagaggcAGATTTGTTTAGAGTTACAGAACTTCTCAGGATTTCTTGACACTTGTAAATGAGAACCACATCAAATGGAGCACGGCTGGTAACACCTTTCAGTTACACCAATAGCACAACCTTGATCTGCATCCCAGTGAAGCACTTCAACTCAATTTTAAGTGGCACATGTTTAGCTGATAGATCCAAACATCTCACATCTTAAGACTTTCTCTGCCAACAACTTACCAAGTGCTGATGATTGTGATAAAATTCAGGAGTGCAATACTTCACTGGAGGGATTGATGGACCATCTCTGTTATCCAAGGAATCTTCTACTGGTTCTGTGCAAAAACAAATAtatcaataaaaattaaaaatttcagaCACAAAGCCTCTGCATTAAAGTATTAACTTGCAAATTCTGAACTATATTCATTTATGCATATTTCATACCTCCAAAAATTTTGCTTGATCAGGGACTACTGacacaaaatgaaacacagaagagaaaaaaaaagtactgtaaTGGTatacttgttttatttattttaactgacagcttttatttttgcttgtatGTGGGTTAGCCTTATCTAAGGCCTAGTCTACAGAGTATGAAAAAAGAATTCTCATCTAATTTAAGGtccttctgctttctgctgttttgCACAGTATGATCTTGCTTTCAGACTTTGGCTGACAACATGTTGCTAGAAAATTTCAAACAGAATAGTTCTTTCCTTTCACAAAAGGCCTCCCATGCTGAACACATGCATAAGTGATCAAACGAGACAATTTTAACTTTCATAAAGTGCAAAGcccttttgttttttcatctGCCTCTGAACACTTTCCTCTGGATAACAGCAGATGAGGGGAATGATAATCAACTATTTGCCATTTGCAGACAAACACTCACTCCTCTGTACCAAAGAAACTGAGCCAATGACGTTCACTATCTCTGCTGAAACCCTCTTTCAGCCTTTTGAGGCATGGCTCTCCTGGTTGGAGGAACATATGCtctaaaaaatcaaaacaacccAACCTAAAACCCttgcacataaataaaaaaagtttccaAAAATTAGACACTTGTTCTTTAACATCAGAGAGAGCTCCTAGTAACCAGCATAAAGGTAAACCTGTGGTAAGGGAAAAAGTACTCCAGGCATTACCAGAAACAACATAAAAACCAGCAAGGAGATTCATTCCAACCAATGTTTATTAGACCTGTCCCCTGGTCTAAGTTGCAAATGCATATTAATGAAAAGCTGATTTGCTGCACTTGACAGAAGCTACAGAAAACCATGCTGGACCCAGGTAACACATATAAGGCCTTAAGCTGATTTTTTAAGAAGGAACTCTTGGTTAAGGTATACTGCCTGAAGTCAGTACCTTATCAGAGTGCTAGCTCAATGAAATTCTATTACAGATCTTAAAGAAAACCTTTGCAAAATCTAGAATTTTACTGACATGTACTGTTTTAAGCAACAAAGTGTCCCATAAGAATAAATgaagctaaaaagaaaaatgtattggTTGTCTCTTCCCATGTGCTATAAAGCACCCTCTTTGATCATAATATAGTCAGTTTACTGTCAAGTTTGCATTCCTGGATGAGCAAAGTGGTGGCAAGCTTATTTCTACAATCACATTAAGACAGTATTAAGAAATTGTCAGGAGCCAACCAGGTAGCAAATCATGTGCAACTCACCAAGCCAACGGGGTCTCTTTGAATTGCAGGACTCACTGGCAGGGTATGGAAGATCTGACTCATGACAGTGTTCAAGCTACAAGACATCAATAAATCCGTGAAAACGAGTAGCACAAAtagctttgttttttctctatAGTACAAAGCTGAAGGTATCATGGAAGAAAAGATACATGCATTTATATACACGcataaaaatgactgaaatatAGTATTATGGTCACTTCCAAAAGAAACATCATAacaagacagcagcagcattttcaatGCAAGACTCCTCCCCTTCTTTGACCATCTGCACTTCTATCCAAATCCTCAGTTTAGAATCTTTACACTGGGGTCGTCTTAACTTTCTCAGTTTTAACAAAAGCCTGATTTGTCTGGTATTCCTAGATCTTTGTTTGCTGTCAAGATTTCATTGTTTGTATAGTAAAgcaaaattgaaaacaaaaattaaaagggtAGTCTgataaattttacattttaataaggGAACAATTGCTTAGAAGTATTTGCTCTCCCTTCCTCTGTATAAAATATGTTTACTGAGAGTTTCCATCCTTGCCAATGCActaagaacaaaaccaaaactcttCCTTTAATACAACACTAACTACACATAgcaaaaaggtgaaaaaaataacaaaataaagaaaaatttgtttCCTTACGGGTCTACTCAGGCAATCACTGAAAATTAAACCAAGAAAGTTCAGagaaatttttcaatttttagaTTATTGATCACACAGCCATTTAGACCTTGTTGGATGTAAGACCACTGCAGGAACCTCATACATTTCAACAAAAAGAAGTACAAGGTCCTGTGCCTGGGGCACCAATATATTCTGGGGGCAACCCAGCTGGGAATCAACTTGGCAGAAAAGGACTTGGGTGTTGCCAAGCCAAAGAGGAGCCAGCAATGTACTCTTGGCACAAAGGTAGCTGGTACcctgggctgtactgggagaAGTGATGCCAGCAGAAGAGATGAAGGGAAGCGATGCCTCATCTCCCTCAAGGGGAACTTATCAATGTGTATGaatacctgaaaggagggtgcaaagaggacagagccaggcttttttcagtggtgcccagtgacagacCCAGAGGCCAcgggcacaaactgaaacacaggagacTGCCTCTTAAATatcaggaaatgcttttttattgtGAGGTGCCTGAGCAATGGAggaggttgcccagggaggctgcagTCTTCATCCTTGCACATATTCAGAAAACTGCCTGCATGGGACCCTGGAAGCCTACTGAAGGTAATACTTGAGCAGGGAAGTTGGAAGAGATGACTTCCAGAGGCCCTTTCCAACCTCTATCACCTTGTGATTCTTTATGAAAATTCTCTTCTTTCCAagtttcttcctctctgcttttgCTAAGGCTACTACAAGTTTCAACTTGCAACAAAACCATCTTATCCTTTGTAAATCATTGAGTTTTCCCCACTTGATTAAGTTCCTTTTGTGCCCAAACCCAATCTGAAATGCAAGCCATCCatcctgtttttttaaaactgctgtACCCTTGCAATCTCATGGCCCAGGTTGGACATTGTCTTCAGGATCAGTGCctccagatgctgctgttgggTTTCTCGCAGAGCTTCACAGAAGGCTGAGAAGGCAT harbors:
- the CASP2 gene encoding caspase-2 isoform X1 produces the protein MLTACGMQRCHQEALKKNRVMLAKQLVLNVLVEHMVEKDIFTTEMVEMIQAKSGSFDRNVEFLNLLPKRGPNAFSAFCEALRETQQQHLEALILKTMSNLGHEIARLEHCHESDLPYPASESCNSKRPRWLEPVEDSLDNRDGPSIPPVKYCTPEFYHNHQHLAYKLTSEPRGLALILSNVRFSSEKDLEYRAGGDVDCASLEMLFRHLGYRVTVFRDQTAQEMQNALERFSKLRDHRDVDSCIIALLSHGVEGGVYGSDGKLLELQEAFRLFDNANCPNLQNKPKMFFIQACRGDELDRGVDQRDGKGRSDSPGCEESDANKEESLKLRLPTCSDMICGYACLKGTAAMRNTKRGSWYVEALTSVFAEDSQHTHVADMLVKVNRQIKQREGYAPGTEFHRCKEMSEYCSTLCRDLYLFPGYLPGK